The following coding sequences lie in one Pseudorasbora parva isolate DD20220531a chromosome 18, ASM2467924v1, whole genome shotgun sequence genomic window:
- the LOC137046503 gene encoding gastrula zinc finger protein XlCGF57.1-like produces MEFEEEPCRVKDEETEEQIDSMEVNEDKHHRSQKLHFSNEKGNAAISQNCTQKQAKNTAPGGLLTCSECGKSFMRKGNLNEHMRIHTGEKLFSCTQCEKSFTRKGHLNSHIKSHTQELFSCSVCGESFRLKRCLNLHERSHTGENMFTCTQCGKAYTSKSSLNDHLLRHAGVKSFHCDHCDKTFVLVANLRSHLRVHSDEKPYVCSVCGKRFLRQQGVKEHERLHTGVRPHMCSHCGKAFSLSSDLIKHERIHTGEKPYKCSHCEKCFAQVGSLKYHERKYHSGGKSKQNIQKKKPRQKV; encoded by the exons ATGGAGTTTGAGGAAGAACCCTGCAGAGTAAAAGATGAAGAGACAGAGGAACAAATAG ACTCGATGGAAGTGAATGAAGACAAACACCACCGGTCTCAAAAACTTCATTTCTCAAATGAAAAAGGAAATGCTGCCATTTCACAGAACTGCACAcaaaaacaagctaaaaatacTGCACCCGGAGGACTTCTTACCTGCTctgagtgtggaaagagtttcatgCGTAAAGGAAACTTAAATGAGCACATgaggattcacactggagaaaaactgttctcatgcactcagtgtgaaaagagtttCACTCGGAAAGGACACTTAAATTCTCACATTAAATCTCACACTCAAGAACTTTTTTCCTGCTCTGTGTGTGGAGAGAGTTTCAGGCTTAAAAGATGCTTAAATCTGCACGAGAGATCTCACACTGGGGAAAATATGTTCACAtgcactcagtgtggaaagGCTTATACATCCAAAAGCTCTCTCAATGATCATTTGCTCCGTCATGCTGGGGTGAAGTCGTTTCACTGTGATCACTGtgataaaacatttgttttagtAGCAAACCTAAGATCACACCTTAGAGTTCATTCTGATGAGAAGCCTTACGTGTGTTCTGTTTGTGGAAAGAGATTTTTACGACAGCAAGGTGTAAAAGAGCATGAGCGTCTTCATACCGGTGTGAGACCTCACATGTGCTCTCACTGTGGGAAAGCCTTCTCATTGTCCAGTGACTTGATAAAACACgagagaattcacactggagagaaaccgtacAAGTGCTCACACTGTGAAAAGTGTTTTGCTCAGGTAGGATCCTTGAAATATCATGAGAGAAAATATCATTCTGGAGGAAAGTCTAAACAAAATATTCAAAAGAAAAAGCCTCGCCAGAAGGTGTAA
- the si:ch211-241b2.5 gene encoding butyrophilin-like protein 1: MRGTLVVIFQALLWPTISGSALFTVTVQKSAYEAELHGGVELACVFSAVRRLSDLTVIWSRVHPKPEVDVYRLERGRENHNYTSSAFIKRAQLIRERLDENKAVLHLKKLRIKDSGTYRCIVREGDEADYKQVTLNVTAPYAPINKSVRNTGQDKVELSCESQGFPTAQVSWSDGQNQNLTEMSNTSALHTDEDLIRVISKLTVKRDLVNNYTCSFLSKGEVQQTATFSTPVEIPHGCSAQYVWIGAVVIVLLAVAFIFVILRRKKNGQKNRRNKSSKYAFLFPHSSPANTDSLLTVNENSPQTCAISSEEKPPSLRDVLTQQYSQLDTHAEVEKRLQSNALHSKDGQSLNIRSVLPDKRQILLLLGEPGSGKTSMAQTLASCWAGSITADALSVRPLHLVVLVDCSRAEGDFFQVVKSSVKYEKPLDVCDLRETLLGPADCLLILDGYQEGKNKDLDETLEGFLTERQACRVLVTSRPGQCPALEKTVRTVLLNSFRDQKKEEENGYISY, from the exons CCCTGTTCACAGTGACTGTACAGAAGAGCGCTTACGAGGCAGAGCTTCACGGGGGCGTTGAGCTGGCGTGCGTGTTCTCTGCGGTTCGAAGACTTTCCGACCTCACCGTCATATGGAGCCGCGTCCACCCGAAGCCCGAAGTCGACGTGTATCGGCTCGAGAGGGGCAGAGAAAACCACAATTACACCAGTTCTGCATTCATAAAGCGAGCACAGCTCATCCGAGAACGGCTGGATGAAAACAAAGCAGTACTGCACTTAAAAAAGCTCAGGATAAAAGATTCGGGAACATACCGGTGTATCGTGAGGGAGGGAGATGAGGCAGACTACAAGCAAGTCACACTCAATGTTACAG CTCCTTATGCTCCCATAAATAAAAGCGTGAGGAACACAGGTCAGGATAAAGTAGAGCTCTCCTGCGAGTCTCAGGGATTCCCGACAGCTCAGGTCAGCTGGAGCGACGGTCAAAATCAAAACCTCACAGAGATGTCCAACACCTCAGCGCTCCATACGGacgaagatctcatcagagtcATCAGCAAGCTGACGGTCAAGCGAGATCTCGTCAACAACTACACCTGCTCTTTCCTCTCGAAGGGTGAAGTCCAGCAGACGGCCACATTCAGCACCCCAG TTGAAATCCCTCATGGGTGTTCTGCTCAGTACGTGTGGATCGGAGCCGTGGTCATCGTGCTTTTAGCCGTTGCCTTCATCTTCGTCATTCTGCGGAGGAAAAAAAATG GTCAGAAAAACAGACGAAATAAATCATCTAAATATGCTTTCCTGTTCCCACACTCGTCCCCTGCCAACACTGATT CTTTACTGACAGTGAACGAGAACAGCCCACAAACATGTGCCATAAGTTCAGAAG AAAAGCCTCCATCTCTGAGAGACGTACTAACGCAACAGTATTCACAGCTCGACACACACGCGGAGGTGGAAAAGAGACTCCAGTCAAATGCACTTCACAGCAA AGATGGCCAGTCACTAAACATCCGCTCCGTCCTGCCCGACAAGAGGCAAATCCTCCTTCTGCTTGGAGAACCAGGCAGCGGGAAAACCTCCATGGCCCAAACTCTGGCGTCCTGCTGGGCTGGAAGCATCACGGCAGACGCCCTCAGCGTTCGTCCGCTCCATCTGGTGGTGCTGGTGGACTGTAGCAGAGCGGAAGGAGACTTTTTCCAGGTGGTAAAGTCCAGCGTTAAATATGAAAAACCATTAGACGTGTGTGACCTCAGGGAGACGCTTCTGGGGCCGGCGGATTGTTTGCTCATCCTGGATGGCTATCAGGAGGGAAAAAATAAGGACTTGGATGAAACTCTCGAGGGGTTTCTAACAGAGCGGCAGGCCTGCAGGGTGTTAGTGACGTCACGTCCAGGACAATGTCCAGCCCTGGAGAAAACCGTCAGGACAGTGTTGCTCAACTCATTCAGAGACCAGAAGAAAGAGGAGGAAAATGGATACATTTCATATTAG